From the Sulfuriferula nivalis genome, the window TTTCAAACCAATATTCTTGCGCTTAATGCAGCTGTTGAGGCCGCTCGTGCAGGTGAGCAGGGACGTGGATTTGCAGTTGTCGCAACTGAGGTGCGCAGTCTTGCACAACGCAGTGCGGCAGCTGCAAAAGAAATTAAGTCGTTGATAGATGTTTCGGTTGCCAAAGTGGATGAAGGCGCGGCATTAGCTGATGAAGCAGGCAGTAACATGAATGAAATTGTTAATGCAATTAAACGTGTGTCTGTCATTATGAATGAGATTAGCGTTGCTTCACGCGAGCAAAGCATAGGCATAGGTCAGGTCAATGATGCAATTGCTGAGATGGATGAGGTTACCCAGCGCAATGCTGCTCAGGTTGAAGAAGCTGCTGCGGCAGCAGCCATCTTGGAAGAGCAGACATTGTCACTGATTAATGCTTTGAAAGTATTTAAAATAGACGGTGCAACTGATGTACCACGGAAAGCATCTGGCAAGATGCGTGTATTGACTAAATAATCTTATTAGAACAACGAGACTGCAACATGACTTATTTTAAACACCATGTATTTTTTTGCACCAATGAACGCGACGATGGCGCAAAGTGTTGTGGCGCATCGGGTGGGCAGGCGATGCGGGATTACACCAAAAAGAAAATCAAAGCGCTGGATATGAATGGCGAGGGTAAATGCCGTATTAACAGCGCAGGATGTATGGACAGATGCAGCGAAGGTCCATTGCTGGTGGTGTATCCGGAAGCCACTTGGTACACCTATGTGGATGAAGAAGACATAGATGAAATTATCACTGAACATTTGCAAAATGGACGCGTGGTGGACAGGCTGCTGCTTAAATGAAACGTTCCAAACTTCGTATCAAATCTGCTATCGGTTATATAGAAACGCTGGTCAATGATCCTGGTGAGCGTCGGCGCGGCCTGGCATTCATTGCGCATCCCCATCCGCTGCATGGCGGCACGATGGATAACAAAGTGGTGTTGAGCATGGCGCAAACTTGCTATGAGCAAGATTATGTTGCTGTCCGCCCGAATTTTCGCGGCGTGGGTAGCTCCGATGGTGAATACACAGGCGGCATAGGTGAAACCGAAGATATGCTGGAACTCATTGCTTTTGTGCGTGGGCATTATGATGCTGACTTACCCATTGTGCTGGCTGGTTTTTCATTTGGGGGTTACGTGCAACACCGCGTGGCGCAGCAACTGGATGTAAGTAAACTCATCCTTATTGGCCCTGCGGTAAATTTATATGAATTTGGCAGCGTGCCTGCCAATACCAGCGTCATCCATGGTATCAACGACGAAGTTGTGCCTTATGCTGATGCGCAAGCATGGGCGCATAATCAGCACATTAATTTTCAAACTATCGATGACACCGGTCATTTTTTTCATGGCAAATTAGCCGAACTCAAGTCAGCGGTACTCGCAGCATGTCAATCATAAAAGTACGTCATTTAGCCAAAAAATACGGTGACAACGAAGTAGTACGCGGCCTGGATCTGGATATCCAGCGCGGCGAATGTTTTGGCTTGCTTGGCCCCAATGGCGCAGGTAAAACCACTACGCTGAAAATGCTGCTCGGTCTGGTTCGTCCTGATACGGGCGAAATTTTAATTCTTGATGAAGATATCTCCTGTCACGCCCGCGAAGCGCGACTGCGTATCGGCGTAGTGCCGCAAATGGATAATCTTGATCCTGATTTCAGCGTGGCGGAAAATCTGCTGATATACGGGCGTTATTTTGGCCTGAGTGATGCGGTGATTAACAGTCGTATTCCCGCGTTACTGGAATTTGCGGGATTGACCAGCAAAGCTGATGCAAAAATCACTTCGCTATCAGGCGGGATGAAGCGCCGCCTTACGTTGGCACGTGCGCTGGTGAATGACCCTGAACTGATAGTGCTTGATGAACCGACGACAGGGCTGGATCCACAAGCACGGCACGTTATCTGGCAAGGGTTGCGCCGCTTGATACATCAAGGTAAAACCATCTTGCTCACCACTCACTTTATGGAAGAAGCTGAGCGCTTATGCGATAACCTGGTTATCCTCGATCACGGCAAAGTCATCGCCAAAGGCAATCCGCGTGATTTAATCGCGGCTGAAATTGAGCCTAATGTGGTGGAAATTTATGGCGAGACTGTCGAAGACTGGTCTCGGCAGCACGGTGAGCAATGGTGTGCCCGCCATGAAATCACGGGTGAAACGCTATTTTGCTACACGCATGACTGCATAGGGCTAATCGAACATTTGCGTGAGCAGCAAGCTTTACGCTATGTACAGCGCCCATCCAATCTGGAAGATGTTTTCTTAAAATTTACTGGACGTGAGTTACGCGACGCATGAACTATTTTACTCACCCACAATTCTCCTGGCGCTTTATCCCAGTTTGGCGACGTAACTTTCTGGTCTGGAAGAAACTGGCAGGCTCCAGCATCCTCGGTAACTTGGCTGATCCCATGTTTTACATGCTGGGTTTTGGTTATGGACTGGGCAGCCTGATTCCGCAAGTTGGTGGCGCGAGTTACATGACTTTTCTGGCGGCGGGTACAATCTGTTACTCGACCATGAACAGCGCAACGTTTGAAGTGCTGTATTCAGGTTTCTCGCGTATGCACGTACAAAAAACCTGGGAGGCCATACTCAATGCGCCGCTCACATTAGATGATGTGATGCTGGCAGAACTCACATGGGGTGCGTCCAAGAGCCTGCTCTCTGGTATCGCCATACTGGCCGTGATTTGGGCGTTGGGTTTGCAACAAAGCTGGATGCTGAGTTTGTGGGTGATGCCCGTGGTGATATTGATCGGCCTGACGTTCTCGGCGATGGGTTTGGTGATGACCGCCGTTTCGCCCAGCTATGACTTTTTCATGTATTACTTCACTCTGGTGATTACACCCATGGTGTTGTTGTGCGGTGTGTTCTACCCCGTTGAGCGTATGCCTGAAATTTTGCAAAACGTTGCAGCGGTGTTGCCGCTGTCGCACGCGATCGACCTCGTGCGACCGCTGATACTGGGACATGTTCCTGCCGCAATTTTTACTCACGTCGCTGCATTGCTGGCCTGGACGACTGTTAGCTACTGGCTCGCAGTGGGGCTGACACGGCGACGGATATTGAAATAACCTAGTCCGCATCTATATCGACGTTGGTGTCGATGCGGGTGTAGGGCAGGCGGGCGTAATTCGCAAATATCGCGGGTGCGCTGGTGTCTAGGGCAGTGATTTCGAAAATGGGCTGATGGTTTTGCTGTATCAGCAATGGCAACGCCCATGCCGATGACCAGCAGATGTGGCGGTCATCCTGGTTGGGCATGTTGAGCTGGTACCAGTGGCATAGTCCCCATGCGGTCGCTAGCGGTGCAGTCTGTTCAGTGGTGAGTGTGTATGTGCCTTGCGGCATGGTCAATATATGCGCCATGCCATTCCAGTTGGCGTAGATGCCTATGCGATACAAGTGGCTGCGGTCTGCGCTGGTAACGGTATGGCGCTTGAGATCATAGAGCTGATAATTTTCTTCCGTCCCCGTTTGACGAAGGATGCTGATCATGACGTTGTGGTCGGTCAGTCGCGTCAGTTGTTGCTCCCCCTCGCGCCACATTTGCAAGGCGTGTGGCATGCCTTTGCTATCCAGATAATTTGCTTGTAAATACACCTGCCGAGGTGCCTGATCAACAGGGAATGCTGTATTCCAGTCCAGCGTGTCGGCAAATGCCGGGGCTGCAAGCAGCATCCCCAGCGCTAATTTCACTAGTCTCAATTACGGATAGCCTTGGCACTATCGAAGTAAGTATAAGGTTTGCCATTTTCGTACAAGGTGTGTGTACTCAGTTCGACGTGATAATGATGTTGCGCATTATTGATGTCCTTGCCATCAGGGTCAGTTGGGTAAACGATAGTCAAATCATCAGCCTTGGTCGACGACATGACGTGCTGCGTAACCTTGGGTTTGAAATTCTTCGCAGTGCGTAGCGCTTCCAGCAGGACGCGGCCATCGTGTCCTTCACCTGCCAGATTCAGTCCCATGATATGGGCAATTGTCGGTGCCAGATCAACGTTGCCACTTGGATATTTATCAAGATAGCTGCGACGGAAATCTGGACCGTAAGCGATGAAGGTGTTATGCACGTCTATCGGGCTGAAGCTGCCATGCATGCCGCGATTATTGCCCGCACTTTCATATTCGGTACCTGGCATGCCTTGGACAACGGCTTTTTCATTGAAGTTGAAGCTCACGATCAGGTCAGGATTGCGGCCAGCAGTATTTTCCAGATGCACAGCTTGCAGTGGCAGCGTGCCAGGTAATTGGCCATAGCGGCTATCTGCAAATATCGCACCGTATTCAGGACGCGATTGCACATAACGCACCACCTTTGCCACAGTAGCTGCATCGTGGTCGGGCAAGTACAGGTAGTCGCTGCCGCCGTTTGCAGCAATGACTATCGGGTGTTTGTCCACAGGCAACTCCGCAGGCACCTTGAAGTTGCCAGTGGTGTATTTCTGTCCAGCTTTGCCGCATACACTGCCATCATTATCTGTTTGTGTGGCATAAACGGGTGTGTTGTCGGCGCGTATGCCAGACATCACTGGATCCAGCACGCAGCCTTTGCCGTCATAAGCGGTGAAACCTGCACGCGTTAGTAAATCAGCAGTACGCACATCACCCGATACCGAGTAGGCCAGCTCGCTGGTTTGACCTGGTTTGCCGTCTGCGACTACGCGCAAAGGGAACCAGTCAGCATCGCCAGCAACCGTGCTGTGACCGTGATCGGAGACCACCACGATATCGGTAGCGCTTGCCATGCGCAGCGCCTTGAGTCTGGCCTGCAGGTCGCCCAGTAGCTGATCCTGTGCACGCAGCGCATCGTGGTAATTGGCAGTGCCCGGACCGTAATTGTGTTCGGTAGAGTCTGGATTACGCAACCAGATCAGGCTCAGTTTGGGCTGATGCATAGGCAGGATTTGATTGAGATACGCGTGCATCATGTAAGCATTTGCATTCTTGTACGGAGAGCCACTACCATTGGTCGGGTCGGTTGTGACTTTGTCATCCAGTTTCGCAACGGGAGTGGATGCGGTTGGGTCACCGTTGTTGGGCGCTAGCGCCAACGTAGCATTGGCATCGGTTATTGTGGCTGTTTTTGGCAAGGCAACGCCAGCCGCCTGTAATTCCTGCGCCAGACTTAGCGGCATGACCGTGCGTTCATCGAGCAACAAACCGCCGCGTTTGAAATCCTGCAAATAAGCTGGGCCCGACTTGCCGATGGCGGCCGTCGTGATGCCGCTGGCCTGCGCAGCCTGGAACAGCGTGCCCACCATCAACAGCTGGTTGCTGTAATAGGCATTGATGTCATCGAGGATGCCGTAATCTTCGGTAAATATCGGCTGCTGAAAATCAACCGGCTTGCCATGCGCATCCTTGCCCGTAGCACCAGCACGCCAAACGGTATTGCCGTAGAACCCGGTATGCTCAGGGAAACTACCAGTGGCAAAACTCGCCGCATTCATCATGGTAAAGGTCGGGTAAGTTGCATGGTTAGCACTGAAATTCACGCCTGCGCTACGCATACGCAACAGATTCGGGGTGTCGGCCGCAGTCACCGAGTCAGGACGTAAACCATCCCATACGAAAATAATGACATTGTGGGCGTTAGCTTTGCTTGGCGTTGCCTGAGCAGGCAGCACACTCAGCAACAAGCTGGCGGCAGACAGGGCTAAACATATTTTTTTCAGGGCGGGTAGCTTCATGATGGGTAGATTCGTGGCGAGAATTGATGATGGCAATAAGCGTACACAATATACATGACGATATTGTGGCAGCTTGCTGACGCATCGTGAGTAGTGGCTAATGATTTTGGAGTGGTTTTTATCTAGCCAAACGATTTTTTCTGCGAAATCAAATCAATTTCGTGCACTATGCTGATGAAGGCCTCAACTCGACTCAAAGCAGCCCTCATACCCGCCAAACAAAAGACACCCGAGGGGGCCTATACTCTTCATGCGCGGCTAAGCTTTAGGTATTGCGACTTCGGTTAAAGTCCAATCATATAACTGAGGTAAACAGTAGTTGACCCCGTGCTTTGGAATGGCAGTTGTTGGTAATAAACATCTCCTGAAATACGTTGCGTTTTAGACACTGCGTAATAAGCACCAGCCGAAGCCACTGGGCGTAAACGCTTAATACTGTCGTTAAAGTTCTCTGACGTCAGGTTGGCAATGCTTGATGATGTGGCGATATATTGGTCAACGCTATGTTCTAAATCCTGCTCTATACCAAGGCTTGCCGTTAAGGTGGTTTTAGGTGTCAGTGTGTGGTTTAGCTTTAATCCAACCAATGCTGTTGTTGAACGGTCTTTAAGTGTCGCGTAGCTTAAAGGAGCTGTAACCCCTGTTTCTGTATAAGCATCTTGCTTTATGGTAGTTTGCCGTAATGCAAAATAAGGGCGAAGTAGTGTTTTATCTTTAAAGGTAAATGCGTAACTTAATTCACCGACATAGCTTTGAATATTAAGGTTAGTGTCACCGGTACCAGCTTCTGAAGTTCCAATCACATCACGTGTGATGTTGACATCTTTGTCTTGGTAAGCATTAGCCACTTTTACTTGGAGGCCTAAACCATCAGCGTTTTGATTCCATACTGCAAATACACCCATCAATGGATTCTTATTAGACACCTTGATACCCGTAGGTGTGTTGTTACTTACATTCTGGTTTACGAAGCCACCAATGCGGATGTTGGGTGTGGCTTTATAACCAATTACCACCACAGCACTGGTATTACTTGAATTTGGATTGTCTACTGTTGTGTAACGCCCACCTGAAGAGATACACATACCCTTAGTATCAAACAAGTTACAGTCGTAGGTATTCATGTTGGCGAAGTTAGTTGATATAGCGGCTGCGTTGAAGATACCACGTAATCTTTGCGCTGAAATATCGAGTGATGCTTGTGTGTCAGCGGTAGAAGGGCCGCTAACCAATACACTTATGCTAAGGGTGCCATATGCTGCACCCGCTAAATTAAAAGGATTCAACAGGTAAGAGCTAGTTCCGCTATCGTAACTAATGTTCATTGTTCCTCCGCCATTGGAGGTAGTAAACGCAACCCCCTGAGAGTTCAAATACAGAGGACTGCCTAGCCAATTATTTTGAATTCCATATATATTTGAAAGACCCGTGATGACATAACTGGTCCCCATGTAATACACGTTCCCTAAAATCGCTGTAATAGTGCCACTATTAACAGTAAATACTCCATTGACAGTATCTACGGGGCCACCGGAAATAATATTGTTACCGGAAAACACAAAATTATAATTAGTATCAGCCCAAGTTGACTCCACTCCACCTAACAATAATGTTGATGAAACAAGCAGATTTTTAAAAAATGATAAGGTCATATAGCACTCAGTAATTAGGTTGAGTTGAAGTTAAGGACGGTTGCTTATTCCGCTAAACAGATCGTACGCCATCACCCTCCCAAAATCATTAACTTATTATGAGTCTAGTATCAGATCGGGCTTCAATTGATGGCTGCTATGCCAGCGCCTTATGCCGTGACTTGGCATCGGGTTTGGTTGCGTCATCCGGATTGCACAGGCGGTGAAAGCGCATCAATGTTTTTTGTGCGCGGCCGAGTACGCTGTTGTTGGTGTAAATGCCGGTCTCGTCGAGTTCGCCTTCGGGGTGGCCCATCAGTAGGTCTAGCCCATCGGTGACGTGGTCGATTACATGGATATGGAATTGGCCTTGTTCAACTGCGGTTATGACTGCATGGCTTAACATGAGATGCGGGCGGTTGCGAGCCGGGAGGATGATGCCCTGGCTGCCGTCCAGCCCTGCTTCCTGACAGACTTGGAAAAACCCTTCTATTTTTTCATTCAAGCCGCCTATGGGCAGGACTTCGCCGAATTGATTGAGCGCGCCTGTGACGGCAATGCCTTGACGGATGGGTAAGCCGGACAGGCTGGATATCAACGCATAAAATTCAGCGCATGAAGCCGAATCGCCTTCTACGCCGTGGTATTCCTGTTCAAAAACCAGTGCACCATCGACTGAGAGCGGGCCGAGATGGGCGAACAGGCTGGCAAAATAGTTTTGCAGTATAAAGACGCCTTTGTCGTGGATGGGGCCGGACATTTCTACTTCACGTTCTATATTGATGAGGCCATCCTTGCCGGGAAAGGTACGCGCGGAGATAACGACGGGCAGTCCGAAACGGTGGTCGCCCTGGTCTATCTGGGTGAGGCCGTTAATGTGGCCTACGCGTTCGCCTTGTACGCTAATCAGTAATTCACCCTCGGCGATGGATTCGTGCAGGCGCTGATCAGGATAGTCATGGCGCCATGTTTTGGCCTGTAGCGCAGCCTCGACATCCTCGCGCTGTACAATTTTACCTTGAGCTACGGTGCCGCTTTCAACCACCAGCTGTTCCAGATAAGCGAATATGGCATAGAGTCGGGTCTGGTCGTCCGCTTCACGGTGCATTTCTTCCAGTAGTCGGGCAACTGCTGCTGCGGAAAAATGCGGCAAACCCAGGCGGCGACAGGTGTGTGCAATAAAAATGGCGCTGTCGTGATGGGTGCTTACTCCGGCTTTGAAGCTTTCAGCAAAATCTACTTTGATGCGGAAATAGCGGCCGAATTCAGGGTCGTCTTCTTGTAGTTCGTAATAATGCTCGCGCGTCCCGATCAGGATGATTTTTACAGCGACATCGACTGCTTCGGGTGTGAGTGATACTGCCGGGTTGGGTGAATATTGCGTGCCGGGTTCTTCAATCTGCAAGCGTCCGCTGCGCAAGAATCGTCGCAGTTTTTCCCATACCAGCGGGTCGCCAAACAGATCACGCAGATGCAGCAACAAAAATCCGCCATGCGCACGTAACAGGCTGCCTGCGCGTATGCGGGAAAAATCCGTCATCAGCACGTCGTTTTCGACCTGATATTCTATACTGCCAAATAGCGAGCGAAACAGCGGGTTATCTTCGACCAGCGCGGGTGCACCATTCAATTCGCTATTGTCTACCACCAGATTTACGCGGTAAGCCAGCATGGCCTCCAGCAATTCTGCTTGCACGGCGATATCTTCGGAGCCGAATAATTCGAGCTGATACAGCACGTCTTGGGCAACCGCATCAAGATAGCGCCCCAGTTTGCCCACATCCATAATCTGCTGCTTCATCGCCATGCGTATCTGCTGTAGCTCATGATCCAGCATGGGTTTAATTAAATGGCGTTTGAATTGGATCAGCGCTTCCTTATTTGCACGTTCTTTAGGGCGCATTTTCTCCAGAAAGCGTGCGATCTCTACGCGCAGCAGTTGTTCATCGCGGTCAAGTTCGATTTTGCGTTCGGCTGACAGTGCGAGCATATCTGCTTCGGTCATGGCGTGCCCGTCGGCATCCAGCAAGGTAAAAATCAGACGTCCGTCTTCACGATGCAACGTGAAATGGCGTGCTGCTGCAAATGCAGACAGTTCAGCATAGGCAATTGCTTCTTCATCTTTATATGTCTGCTGTATGCGTTCATTTTCTGCATTGAATTCCGGGCCTGCCAGACGTCGGGGGATTTCCACTTGTAGCAGTTGTATCAGTGCTGCCATCATGTCGCGCAATATGCGGCCTTGGCCAGCAGGTAAGCGGAGTGCGATGGGATTCTCAGGTACGTCGAAATGATGCAAGTAGCATAAATCGGGCGGTGGCGAGCGTTTGGCTGCAGCAGCATGCATGGCTGCTTCCAGCAATGATGATCGTCCGCTACCGACCTCACCTAACACGAATAAATTGTAGCCCGGCTGATCTATCGAAAGACCGAAGTGGGCAGCTTTCTCCGCGCGTTCCTGACCTATCCACGGCAGTGTTTCATCAACTAATTCTACTGTGGTGGCAAACCCCAGTTTGTCTGCATTAAGCGTTAAGCGGAGTTGTGATGGTAGTAGTTTGGAAAGCGCCATGGACGACTCGGTATCAAAGGGTAATGTGTATTATTCCACTTGTAGATGGAAATTGCAGATTAATGACAGGAAAATGTCATGAAGTATTAGGTCGGTCTGTAGTACATTCAGCTAAATCCGCCCCAGATTAGCCTGTTTGGGCAAATATTAGCATTGCCTGATACCGCAGCGACGAGTAGAATTGAGTCAATTTCGCTTTTACTTTTATATAGCTACCAATGGACAGACAGAGCTGGTTGCAAGGGACTTTATACAGTCCTGATTTTGAACAAGATAGCTGCGGCTTCGGGCTGATGGCTCAATTAGATAATCAACCTAGCCATTGGCTGGTTAAAACCGCGATTTCGTCGTTGGCGTGTCTCACCCATCGGGGTGCGGTGGCGGCTGACGGCAAATCGGGTGATGGTTGTGGTTTGCTATTTAAAAAGCCTGACGTTTTCTTGCGCGCAGTGGCGGCTGAATGTGGCTTTAGCCTCAATGCACACTATGCCGCAGGCTTGGTATTCCTTAATCAGGATCCGGCATTGGCGACTGTCGCACGCGACACGCTGAATCGTGAGCTTGCTGCGCAAGGGTTGACGGTTGCTGGTTATCGCCTGTTGCCTGTGGATACGTCTGTTTGCGGTGAGTATGCACTGACGACATTACCCCATTTCGAACAGATTTTCGTTAACTGTCCTGCGGTCATGGATGCAGAAGCATTTGAACGCAAGCTGTATATCGCGCGACGTTTGACCGAAAAAGCATTGGCGGGTGATAAGACTTTCTATATTCCGACTTTGTCAGGCAATGTGATTCTGTACAAAGGCCTGGTGATGCCAGATGCGTTGCCAGTGTTTTATCAGGATTTGAGCGACGAACGTTTCGCCTCCTCATTGGCGGTTTACCATCAGCGTTTTTCTACTAATACCTGGCCAGAATGGCGTCTGGCGCAGCCTTTCCGTTATCTTGCGCACAATGGTGAGATTAATACGGTGGAAGGTAACCGTAACTGGTCATTGGCGCGTGAACGTAAATTTGCAACGCCGCTGATTCCAAATATGGATGATATACGTCCTATCGTTGGCCGTAATGGTTCAGATTCTTACAGCATGGATAACATGCTTGAAGGTCTGGTCATGGGTGGCGCGGGTCTGTTCCGCAGCTTGCGTATGATGATACCGCCAGCATGGCAGAATGTGCCTGAGATGGATGCGGATCTGCGTGCATTCTATGAATATAACTCCATGCACATGGAGCCGTGGGATGGCCCTGCTGGTGTGGTGTTGACGGATGGCCGCTATGGCGCCTGTCTGCTGGATCGCAACGGCTTGCGTCCTGCGCGTTATGTGGTTACTAAAGATCGTCATTTCACCATTGCATCTGAAGTCGGCGTGTGGAATTACGCACCTGAAGATGTGGTGCAAAAAGGTCGTATCAAGCCAGGTCAAATGATTGCGGCAGATTTGCTGACCGGCAAAATCTTGTTGCCAGCTGATATTGAAACCGAATTGAAATCTGCGCATCCTTATCGTGAGTGGCTGAAAAAGTCGCAGCATCTGGAATTGGGCATGTCGCAAGATGCGCATGTGGAAAAATTTGACGCACCTACTTTGTCGGTTTATCAGAAATTGTTCGGTGTGAGTTTTGAAGAGCGCGATCAGGTATTGCGTGTGCTTGGTGAAGATGGTCAGGAAGCGATAGGCTCCATGGGTGACGATACGCCTATGGCTGTGTTGTCGCAAAAAGTACGTTCACCGTTTGATTATCTGCGTCAGCAATTTGCGCAAGTCACCAATCCGCCGATAGATCCTATTCGCGAAGCTGTGGTGATGTCATTGAATACCTGCTTCGGTCCAGAGCGTAACCTGTTCGAGCAAACACCAGAGCACGCTCACCGTCTGGAAATACCTTCGCCAGTGTTGTCGCATGATGCATTTGTATATTTAACGACGCTGACTGACGATAACTATCGTAGTGCACAATTTGAATTAAGCTACGACCCTGCAACTACTAATTTGCAGGCGGCTGTGCAGAAGCTCACGCAAGACGTGACTGCCTCTGTGCAAGCTGGCAATGTGGTTATTGTGTTGTCCGATCGCGCAATCAGCAAAGCACGTTTGCCTGTGCATGCGCTGTTTGCAGTTGGTGCGGTGCATCATGCGTTGATTAAGGCGGGCTTGCGTTGCAATTGCAATATTATCGCTGAAACAGCAAGTGCGCGTGACCCACACCAGATCGCTGCGCTGCTGGGTTATGGCGCAACTGCCGTTTACCCATACCTTGCTTATCAAGCCATTATGAATATGGTGGCGTCGGGCGATATCAAACATAAAGTTGAAAAAGCGCTGACCAATTACCGTAAAGGTATAGACAAGGGCTTGCTTAAAGTCTTGTCTAAGATGGGTATTTCTACCATAGCCAGCTATCGTGGTGCGCAACTGTATGAAGCAGTCGGTGTGCATGAAGAAGTGGTTGCGCTGAGTTTGCATGGCACTGTGTCACGTATTTCAGGTGCGAACTTTGCTGACTTTGAAGAAGATCAGAAACAGCTGGCTCGTCTGGCTTACAACCCTATGCGCCCTATTGCGCAAGGTGGATTGCTGAAATTCATCCATGGCGAAGAATTCCACGCATATAACCCCGACGTGGTGTCGCAACTGCAACAAGCGGTACAAAAGGGTGATTATGCACTGTATAAGGAATACGCTGATTTGGTAAACGGTCGTCAAGTCGCCATGTTGCGCGATTTGATGGGCCTGAGCGAAGATGCACAACCTATTTCTATAGATGAAGTAGAGTCGATAGAAAAAATTCTGAAACGCTTTGATTCTGCCGGCATGTCGTTGGGTGCGTTGTCACCTGAAGCGCATGAAGCCTTGGCGATAGGGATGAACCGCATCGGTGGTCGCTCCAACTCGGGCGAAGGTGGTGAAGATCCTGTGCGCTATGGCACGATGAAAATGTCCAAGATCAAGCAGGTGGCTTCTGGACGTTTTGGTGTTACTGCACATTATCTGGTCAATGCTGAAGTATTGCAGATCAAGATTTCGCAGGGTGCGAAGCCGGGTGAAGGCGGGCAGTTACCGGGACACAAAGTGTCGGAAATGATAGGTAAGCTGCGTTGTGCAAAACCGGGTGTTTCTTTGATTTCGCCGCCGCCGCATCACGATATTTATTCTATCGAAGATTTGGCTCAGTTGATTTTTGACTTGAAGCAAGTCAACCCTAAAGCGTTGATCTCTGTGAAATTGGTGGCTGAGCCTGGTGTGGGTACTGTCGCTGCTGGTGTGGCTAAGGCTTACGCCGATTTGATTACCATTTCAGGTTATGACGGTGGTACAGGTGCGTCTCCACTAACCAGTGTGAAATATGCGGGTACGCCATGGGAGCTGGGTTTGACCGAAGCGCAGCAAGTATTGCGTGCCAACGGCTTGCGTGGGCGTGTGCGCGTGCAAACTGATGGTGGTTTGAAAACAGGCTATGACGTGATCAAAGCGGCTATTCTTGGTGCTGAAAGCTTTGGCTTTGGTACAGCGCCGATGATAGCGCTAGGTTGCAAATATTTGCGTATTTGCCATCTGAACAATTGCGCGACAGGCGTTGCAACGCAAGATGAGCGGTTACGCAAGCAGCACTTTATCGGTTTGCCAGAAATGGTTGTCAATTTCTTCACTTTCGTGGCGATGGAAACGCGTGAGTGGATGGCAAAATTAGGTGTGCGCACGATAGAGGAGCTTATTGGTCGTATTGATTTGCTCAAGCTCAATGCAGGTGATACGCCACGTCAAGGTCGTTTGAATCTGCAAACCTTGTTGACGCAAGGTAGCATACCTGAATCTGAACCGCGCTTCTGTGTGGAAACATCCAATCCGTCATTTGATAAGGGTGAATTGGCAGAGCAAATGGTCGTAGACGCGATGGAATGCATACGCACCAAGACGCCAACGACTTT encodes:
- the gltB gene encoding glutamate synthase large subunit, with amino-acid sequence MDRQSWLQGTLYSPDFEQDSCGFGLMAQLDNQPSHWLVKTAISSLACLTHRGAVAADGKSGDGCGLLFKKPDVFLRAVAAECGFSLNAHYAAGLVFLNQDPALATVARDTLNRELAAQGLTVAGYRLLPVDTSVCGEYALTTLPHFEQIFVNCPAVMDAEAFERKLYIARRLTEKALAGDKTFYIPTLSGNVILYKGLVMPDALPVFYQDLSDERFASSLAVYHQRFSTNTWPEWRLAQPFRYLAHNGEINTVEGNRNWSLARERKFATPLIPNMDDIRPIVGRNGSDSYSMDNMLEGLVMGGAGLFRSLRMMIPPAWQNVPEMDADLRAFYEYNSMHMEPWDGPAGVVLTDGRYGACLLDRNGLRPARYVVTKDRHFTIASEVGVWNYAPEDVVQKGRIKPGQMIAADLLTGKILLPADIETELKSAHPYREWLKKSQHLELGMSQDAHVEKFDAPTLSVYQKLFGVSFEERDQVLRVLGEDGQEAIGSMGDDTPMAVLSQKVRSPFDYLRQQFAQVTNPPIDPIREAVVMSLNTCFGPERNLFEQTPEHAHRLEIPSPVLSHDAFVYLTTLTDDNYRSAQFELSYDPATTNLQAAVQKLTQDVTASVQAGNVVIVLSDRAISKARLPVHALFAVGAVHHALIKAGLRCNCNIIAETASARDPHQIAALLGYGATAVYPYLAYQAIMNMVASGDIKHKVEKALTNYRKGIDKGLLKVLSKMGISTIASYRGAQLYEAVGVHEEVVALSLHGTVSRISGANFADFEEDQKQLARLAYNPMRPIAQGGLLKFIHGEEFHAYNPDVVSQLQQAVQKGDYALYKEYADLVNGRQVAMLRDLMGLSEDAQPISIDEVESIEKILKRFDSAGMSLGALSPEAHEALAIGMNRIGGRSNSGEGGEDPVRYGTMKMSKIKQVASGRFGVTAHYLVNAEVLQIKISQGAKPGEGGQLPGHKVSEMIGKLRCAKPGVSLISPPPHHDIYSIEDLAQLIFDLKQVNPKALISVKLVAEPGVGTVAAGVAKAYADLITISGYDGGTGASPLTSVKYAGTPWELGLTEAQQVLRANGLRGRVRVQTDGGLKTGYDVIKAAILGAESFGFGTAPMIALGCKYLRICHLNNCATGVATQDERLRKQHFIGLPEMVVNFFTFVAMETREWMAKLGVRTIEELIGRIDLLKLNAGDTPRQGRLNLQTLLTQGSIPESEPRFCVETSNPSFDKGELAEQMVVDAMECIRTKTPTTLHYAVHNVNRSIGARLSGEIARQHGALGLPDGCLTLKLQGSAGQSFGVWNNNGLNLLLEGDANDYVGKGMSGGIIAIQPSPKAGFVAHDAVIIGNTCLYGATGGELYAAGTAGERFAVRNSGSYAVIEGAGDHCCEYMTGGCVTVLGETGINFGAGMTGGFALIYDAKGDFASRYNNELIDIHRIHTEHTAEYRHFLKQRLEAHALHTNSARAASMLANFTDIVAKFWLVKPKAVTLDSLLKD